Below is a genomic region from Raphanus sativus cultivar WK10039 chromosome 4, ASM80110v3, whole genome shotgun sequence.
ACCAAATTATTtgtaaactaattttaatttacaaaaaatattttatttttaattatttcgattaattttttaatttatttttaattatttttattttcaactaATAATAGTAAACCTTAAAAACAGCTATCTTAATGTTAAACTACAACAGCTTTTACGAAAATGCTATAATAAAAGGGAGACCTAAGATAGCTGGGGCAAACATAGCGCTTTCAATAATGCTAACAAAAGCATACGATAGCTGTTTTCTTCCGCTAAGAACAtacatttttcttgtagtgatatcTTCGTTCCTTGAACTGACTTTAAGCTTTTACAAGCATCTCAACACGGCTTTTGGAATGCTTTTCTATTTGCGTTTCAACCCATATAAGAGGCTTTACCTGAACAAGaaatatgaaaaagaaacacaccTGAGCCAAAGTTTGCTGAGGACAGGAAAAATTCTCATCCATGCTAATTCAACATGTCAAACCTGAGTACTGAGTGTATATGTCATCAGATCAAAAGCCCCATCAGGTGGTATGAAAGATATGGTTCTGTCATTTTCAAAACGGCCCAATCGAACACACCTGCATTgaagaaaagaatatataaaacttaaGCGTAGAATAATTTGAATACAAAGAAACTAGAAGGGTTAGGATCACTGGAGCTTCTTAAAGAACATACTGATGGAATTTGATGTCCTCTAAATCAATGGCCTTTCCCTTTGTTGCTCGTCCCTGGGCTTCAAGCAATACTCTATCATTCAGTCCTAACTTACACTCTGGCATTCCACTGCAACAGAAAGGATAAAAGAGTCAAATAAAATGGCAAGACAAAGATAAAAAGCAAAAGGGAATTGACATTTCACATGCTTTAGTTGATTAGGAACATACGTCAGGTAAGTACGCATCTTCAGGGCTCCAACCACATCAGACCTGAGGATTTGCCCATAACTGTTGACAAGAATATTTAGATTCTCAATTACATCCAAGAAAACCTGGATAAATAAGAGCAGGGTTTCGTCATATACAGCAGAAGGATAAAAaagtttgttttcttctcttgaaAACAAAAGCACTCACTTCGTTCTTCTTGTACTGTAATCCCTCACTCCTCCAGGAGACAGCATTAGTGACAGCCATTGGAGGTCTCTGTGTAACTTCCATTCTATATGCATCAGTCTTGATGAATTCACTGAGGATTCTTCCTTCGGTATACTGAGGATACCCAAAGTCCATCATTTCATCAAGTAACTCACACTGCCATCACCATAAATCAATTTCAATAGTAAAAGAGCTATGGAAGAGGTAATCATACCACAACGACAAAATTATCCCTGAGAGATTCTTCCTCTAACTCCTCAAAGTAATGCTGGAAGACCTATATAGATCACCACTTCCATCATACTGGCAGCATGACATTGTGTACGCCTTAAAAGGAAAAGAATTTACTTACATCGACAACACGGTGAAGGAAGGAGAGAAGGGTGGCAGCATTACAGTTTTGTCTGGAGGCTATCATAAGGTAAACGTTAGTATGTTGTACAAACATGTAAGTGACCCCATTATCGTAAGCAACTGGATCGTTTGACTGTGAATCATCCTGTAGATATGAAGTTTAATTAGAAAGCCTCAAGATtgaaatccaaaccatataacCTAAAACAATGAACAAACTTGTTTACTCTACAGAATCTTAACCTTACAGATGAATTCAGGCTCTCTGCCGATTACACAGTAACTATACACAAAAGAAGCAATgagcgagaagaagaagaagaagatcgcgGAATGAAATAAGGAAATGAAACCTCTTTCTCGATGAGCTTGGAGAAGAAGCGCTCGGCTTGAGCGGCGGAGACGTCGCCGCGGTAGTCACGCCAGACGATAACGCGACCCTTGATATCGAGCAAAAACAGCGCAGAAGCAGCTCCTGCCATGTCTCTTCTTCTCTAGATCCAAATGTGGTGGATCAATCACCCAGATCTGATGAAACAGTGCCAAATCTAGAAGGAGACTGAGGTACCTAGATCATTCGCAGCTGAGATTTTCCACTATTTTgcaattgaatttttattgattttgtttttcttctttgggGATCATCACGCGGAAgcacaaaaaataaatttagcaAATAATCAATCGAGCCATTCTTGACTTTGAAATGACCGTTGTTTGTCGTTctattacttttttctttatttactaTATAGCCTTTTCCTCTGTTATCCATTCATGATTCATCTACTTAGAGCAACTCCATTGGGAGTCCAAGAGGAAAACTCTCACAGTTTcccacaaaaagaaaagattaaaataattGTGGGGTccacagaaaatataaaactgtCTCACATAACTCCTTCTCCGTGAACCTGTCTCTTAACTGTTCCGCGGGCCCCACGCcacgtggcggcccgcgattggttcgattttatttttttttttttttttttttttttaaaagatcaaacgaaaaaaaaaaaaaaaaattaaaaaattacttttttgtTCTTGGAATTCGTGCCCTATGGATATGactaatggagatgctcttaggcCATGTCCAACGCGGATCCGTTAGGCGaatccttaaaaaaaaaagtaaaatattgattgttttggtttttgtgCCAGATTAATGCCAAAAATAACTAAGCTAAGGACTGATCTCAAGCGAGTATTGTTACTGTGTCGCGGGCCTTACGACACGTGGTGGCCCAcgattagcttttttttttaattaaacgaaaaagtaaaaaaactaataaaaagatcaaaaagaaCATGGGAAATCGAGCTTTAAAGGACTTACCATTGCACATGCCCTTAGAGCATCTGTAAGAATTCAAAATAAGGTTTGAGTATAAGgccttgattggtagagcattagcattagcattatgctctacattatccaatcaacatttgttataaaaacagttagaaaagcatttactaaatgctaatgctctccaaatgctctctagcaaatgctctcatatgaagcttttggaagagcatttgcatttacaatttataaatttaagaaaaatatataattagtacatttatttgatttaataatatcataaaattatttttatatgcagaaaatgaaattttgatttctaaaataaatttacaatataaatatttttaaaaatagtatttcacatttaatatataactaaattatataaattatattatattttaaatgcgaaatattattttaaaaatagatattttaattgtaaattttatttttacataaatataattttttgaaattagtacataaaataaattaattatatctcttttatatattaatatatatttatttatttagttaataatattcaaattattttatatccaaaagtaaatttatattttatttattttatttaataatattcaaaattattttatatccaaaaataaatttatattttaaataaattttacatttattttttaaataataatatttcagatttaaaatttagtttatgttattaattaagattcattatttttaataacaaatatattattaatattaatatgttatatatatatatatattataattaaatataatatataataacttttataaaaaattaaaattgtatactgctactgctctaccaatcatcttattaaaagttttaatgaaAGCATACAGCTTCTGCAGCATACTGCTTCTATAGCATACTGCTATTGCTTCTTCATCAGCTGTACCAATCGAGGCCTAAGTTGCTATAAGCGAGTATTGTTACTGTGTCGCGGGCCTTACGACACGTGGTGGCCCACgattagctttttttttaattaaacgaaaaagtaaaaaaaactaataaaaagataaaaaagaacaTGGGAAATCGAGCTTTAAAGGACTTACCATTGCACATGCCCTTAGAGCATCTGTAAGAATTCAAAATAAGGTTTGAGTATAAGTTGCTATAAAAAACAccaaatatctatcttattaaagtaaaagTACTTTTTGgaaatgtttggaaacaaggataatagtaaaaaaaatataatgttgtttggaaacatggatatcactatattaaaaaaaatattaataggcTTATCTTAAATCATAGATTATTATAGCCCaaagtacaattaatatttatttttggattttgtatgattgttattaatttgttaagaaaaaaatattagaattatttatagttttattttaaggtttttttgaataaataaaaaacataatataatctatgatatatatatttcatattgttactttctgtttttgtatattttaaatactttcccaaatttgttttgatatataaCAAATACATTATAACTATATAGTGATCCACTTCATGAGTTATTCTGTGTATTTAAAAATGATACATTATTTGtaagttaaaaaattattaaattacaaaagtatatatatttgtaaaattcttACTAAAATATTTACGATTCACAATATTTTACGGACGTTCCTATTCTACGACACAGTAATGAATTACATAgtttaaacaataaacaaaagtaGTAAAACTAGAAccttaaaattttaactttctaaaatttgtatatcCCTTTAATATTAAAAGGGAAGCATATTTAGAGAATACCATTAAAATACAACTTATTTACTAGCATGCCATTACTGATGTGTCAGTTTGAGAGTTATTTTCAGCCTTTTATAATATAATCCACTTATTACTATTACTAGACAATTTACAATTATTGCCACTGGTCACACCATGAAATAAAATGTTCACGAGAGATACAGATGCatataatatggttttataaCATTTTTCCCATGTGGCAGAGCCGGGCTTGAACATATGTATATGAAACATTTGATTGGGGCCCCCATCTTGTGGGGCCCCcagtttacattttttttctttttatttttacaaaacattattggtatatatatatccatatagttatatattgcaaatgtaaaataaaatataaaatatatttttattattcataaatttaatagaaacattttattttggGTTATTATGATTTAAAGTGAATAAAACTTcaattaaaagaaaatgtttttttaataaaggatATTGTTTCTATAGCAACTGAAACTAATaacattttctttaaataaaacagaataattcaaacatatttttcgttataagaaatttattgtcaattttaaataaaataagaatttttttattattttgaaataggGCCTCCAAAATTTCTACAAATTTCAGGACCGGCTCTGCCACGTGGATCAAACATGGATCTACACATCTATACGTTCGATATGAATAATCGATACGTCCCATGTGGATCAAACATACATCCACTCAAATCCATAACATATCGAGTACTGTCTTCTGAATAATCTAACAAACATCTGCAAGTCTTCGGTCTTTCTCAGAcgaaaaaaaattctcaaagcatattttttatattgctcctctcattatattttttttgtcaactgctcCTCTTATTATATATTACGGTCTATCTCATGATATATGTTCTTGACAAccaactgaatttttttttcatagcaaatataaaaatgttaataaaagcatatgataaaaatatctatattgaaatatactatatatctatgtcaatatcattgaaatttaattacaaaccatctaaaataaataagtgCTGTCTTGTTTCATCCTCCACATTGCATAAGATGCATTCTGCAGGCACTTGCATTCCCCATCTCCTCAATCTATCTCGAGTACTCAGACGATTCCTGGCATTTACCCAAGTAATAAAGGCATGTTTTGGGATTCTCCCATGAAACCAAACTTGCCTATGCCATAGTACTGACTCACCTTGAGGGTGTAAGGCCGACCAGGTGTCCGCAGTGGAGAAAACACTCGATGCTGGTTTGTTTCCTGGTTTCCACAAATAGGTGTCATCCAACTCAGACGAGCTAATGGGTTCTGCTTCTGGGAGGATTCCACGCAGCAGCTCCAATACTCTGCTTCTACTGCGAAACCTGCTTAACCACCACTCTCCATCCTGAATAGCATCTGCAACTATAGCATCTATAGGTAGACCTGTAACCTGAGGACCACTTGGACCTGTTATATCGATAAGAGGTCCATGCTTTGTCCAGTTATCATGCCAGAATCTAGCTGTAATCCCACTCCCCACTTCGCATACTATCAATGGTCTTGCAAGATGCCTCAAGTTACACAGACTTTTCCATATCCAACTGTCCGATCTTTGAGGCTGAATATCCCAAAAGTTCCTGTCTCAGAATTATAGAAGGAGAGATATTACTCTGCTAGGAACTTGGTTTGGCAGATTCTAGTTGCAGGTTTTTGATGAGCAAAGGTTTAGGAGTTGAagagatttttttctttgaagtAGAAAAGTAAGGTTTGTATAGTCTTTTTTGCTGTTTTGTTTTCCCGTCTGTGGGCATCCTTTTGGATGATAAGTTGTAGGCTCTTTTAATAAATGGAAATAAAgtggttaaaaaaataataataaataaataaataaaataaatattttaatttatttacataaaaatattgtaaaacaaGAGGTATTGGTTGATTTACGTCATTACTCtaatctcatatatattaattgaaaaaaaaaatactctagaaagtgtaagattttattaatatatattttacggAAATCTTACCAGAAATCGATATATTAAAGATTTATTTAGAAACTATTGAAATTACTTAGCGAGAACATATATTGcacaataaatttttatttctaacCCTAACCTTCTTTTTTCGCCGCAACCAAGACATAGAATAATTTGGAAGTGTCGATTTTGACAATCTTAAATGGTAACATTTTTTTAGTGCAACCCATCGTTTTCTTTAAATGGGCCTACAAccatttttaatgattaactaaatggACCACGTAAATAGTAAAATGTGTTTAGATTTAAAAAGTGTTGCATACTCAAAATCAATACTAATCATCATCATtttcgtttaaaattttgttacaatagagaactagattttgatccgcgctttcaaagcgcggatttattttcctttatgattttaaattgacaaatatttagtaaatgtcatattttcatatatttgttttttatatcaaagacttaagttttttatctttctttatcgtgtttcattttaaaagagtataggcaTGAGCACAATatcggacccgaagaaccaacccgaaaccgacccaaaaatcagggtcccaaacccgatcagacccatggtaaatatccgaatgagttctaaattgctatatccgaagaaccggtcccgaaccgaccctaaccgagaaccaaatgattacccgaagatatccgaaatgtgaatatatatctaaaaatatatgttataattatatttataattattttaatattttaaattaatattataagttaactatagtagttattttcggtactttgagtattttttttgaataaaatatgatagtttggataaaagtttacccaaaaaaaactgtatagaatggatatttttggttacttttggttacttttgagtaatttggatacaaaaatttgaaccgaatcggatactttggttactttgagtacaaataaccgaacccgttttagatactttggttatttggttatttttcaggttcttatgcatgagaaccgaatccATCCGGACCCagaaagacccgactcgaacctgatccgaaattttataatacccgaatgaggtttaatttcaaaacccgaaaaacccgataccggaaagaaccgatccgtacccgaatggatacccgaacgtccaggtctaatgagtatttatgtttagaaaattaaagtttatttttaatgaattaagttggtataactctaataaattaattttattatgtggttaatttttttaataaacaattatggttaatttttttaataaaaaatttatatacttttaataaagatttatacttttcaatgaaaaaaatcaattttttttatgaatgcttaaattatattaaaaaataaaaaacataataattaagtgattaatttgtgttcactacacaaaatattaagaatggttgaaaataaattatttgaacttggaggaaaaaaataagaattggatctgattttttaatcggcccaaatggccaaGAGAGgtgatgtgggcagtgggctggatccaaaaaaaaatgattcaatatagatgtgttattaatattacttaattgcccttaataaaatatgcaatgttagtaaagaaaatggtatttttagtaaaaaaatcaataggTTTGAGAAACTTCcaaaaatttagtttatttatttaaatttaagctTTTTATTTAATGGTATagatatctaattcaaaatcgTATCTTTTCTTAACAGGTTTGGATGCAAATCGTTTGGGCCTACATTAAGCATTGGGCCATTTAAAAAAACGTTGACACAAAACGTGTTGGACGTAATTCACGTAAATACCCTTTTTTATTCTATGAAATATAAGGAACCATTGTAAAGAAAGGGCATGTTTAGGTAAAAAGAACAATAGGATcttgctttaatagtatagatataggGTTGAGCATAATCAGAGTCCGAAAAACGAACCAAATCTAATCAGAAAaagtaatactaaattttaaacaaaattggttagatatccgaacggattcaaaattttgatatctaGCAAACCGGAATCGAATCCCATCCGAAtcaaaccagatttatatactaaaatatattaattatttttaaatttatcatctagaaaaatatacaaaatatataagatgtcTTTAATTTGtccaaaataattgaaaatataaacaaataattaaaattacgtgtttaaaatagctaaatgatattcaaaataccaaaaatacttaaaatatctattaattttctatccaaatatctatgctaaactaaattttatgttaagtttaagtattttaacatacattattcaaatttatgtgttatatattatatttagattttgagaaatttaaagtatatattaactttaattattcaaatttatatgttatatattatttttacattattcaaatttatatatctatctatataaactattaaaacaggagTACAAATTAGAAATACCCCTAAGTTTTCCACAAAATTTACCATTGTCTGCCACTACCCTTAAACACAACCGTTTCTTTCAATTACTATACCAATAAATTACTAAATCATAATTAAACCTTGACGATACTATATACCATCTAAATAAGGTAAACAATAAAATTACGAATCATAAAATCTCGGCGTCCCTCGTTATCTACCTAATATTACCCTAACTTTATAACaaactagggtcggcccgccctacgggcgggataaatgttttgatttttgttcattacttatttttattttaaaatattatattaatataacttAATTTGTTATTAAATGAATTGTGATTACTTTCTCtgattttatgataaaaatgacaaaaacatttttgtaatcaattcaatttattcatatatatatttatttatttataacactttacttttattaataaaatcaagagTTGACATAATCTTCTTGTTGAAGATTTGTTATAATCGCTGAAATGAAATTATAgtatttaactatttataaagagtTGAATGAATTATTGTAGCGTTTGCTAAGAAGATGTGTTCGTAACCAATAACATGATTTAACGGAGGAAATATCattcatatatattcaaattatcaaaacaatcaataatactttatatttgttttaaaaaataatt
It encodes:
- the LOC108846831 gene encoding AP-1 complex subunit mu-2-like, with protein sequence MAGAASALFLLDIKGRVIVWRDYRGDVSAAQAERFFSKLIEKEDDSQSNDPVAYDNGVTYMFVQHTNVYLMIASRQNCNAATLLSFLHRVVDVFQHYFEELEEESLRDNFVVVYTEGRILSEFIKTDAYRMEVTQRPPMAVTNAVSWRSEGLQYKKNEVFLDVIENLNILVNSYGQILRSDVVGALKMRTYLTGMPECKLGLNDRVLLEAQGRATKGKAIDLEDIKFHQCVRLGRFENDRTISFIPPDGAFDLMTYTLSTQVKPLIWVETQIEKHSKSRVEMLVKA